The following proteins are encoded in a genomic region of Oligoflexus sp.:
- a CDS encoding cbb3-type cytochrome c oxidase N-terminal domain-containing protein, which yields MSEKKVQDVVRPNVVDGIEEYDNPLPPWWVWLFNLTILFGLAYMIWYHVLDKPGLDAELAADRQEIAQKAAMQKPANASADDLAALVKNPARVEEGKGIYAANCAPCHGPAGEGTVGPNLTDKFWKHGGEPDQVLATITDGVPAKGMIAWGPILGQQKIESVLAYVLSLQGSNPPNAKAPEGDAY from the coding sequence ATGAGCGAGAAAAAAGTCCAGGACGTGGTTCGCCCGAATGTAGTCGATGGCATCGAGGAATACGATAATCCGCTGCCGCCCTGGTGGGTTTGGCTCTTCAACCTCACCATCCTTTTCGGGCTGGCTTATATGATCTGGTATCATGTTCTGGATAAGCCAGGGCTTGATGCGGAGCTTGCCGCGGATCGCCAGGAAATTGCGCAAAAAGCAGCCATGCAGAAGCCGGCCAATGCCAGTGCGGATGATCTTGCGGCCCTGGTTAAGAATCCAGCGCGCGTGGAAGAAGGCAAGGGAATTTATGCTGCGAACTGCGCTCCCTGCCATGGTCCAGCGGGTGAGGGGACGGTCGGCCCCAACCTGACGGATAAATTTTGGAAGCATGGTGGCGAGCCGGATCAGGTGCTGGCCACCATCACCGACGGTGTCCCTGCAAAAGGCATGATTGCGTGGGGACCGATCCTGGGTCAGCAGAAGATTGAATCGGTGCTGGCCTATGTCTTGAGTCTTCAGGGTAGCAATCCACCCAATGCCAAGGCACCTGAAGGTGACGCGTACTAG
- the ccoG gene encoding cytochrome c oxidase accessory protein CcoG: MSHEPDVLRAPTVDASGKRRWIYPDRRTGRLSRIRGKLAVLLMAIYILVPFSTFRGLPLFRFDVQQGIIYAVGQTFRFSDGFYLVFVILAGALALGFVTSVWGRIWCGYACPQTVFVEWIIRPIEEWIEGTALQRRRRDAGPKNLNYWLRKLSKHALYALVIWVITNAFLGYFVEPARLLTWFSSSPVAHPFAFGFMLLTFGALYFDLVWFREQFCSFLCPYARFQSVMISKATPTIAYDMKRGEPRGKHKDGDCIDCELCVRVCPTGIDIRNGLQLECIQCGRCADACDMIMTNIKRPKGLIRTASEAALEGKKPRRFRLRPAIYLTLLLINIGIMAVALGTRSDLQVTVLRQPKTTYTMMDETHIGNYFSIRVVNRSRDAHPLTVQTDPAVRLICSLCNQVLAPDAEEKGNLVLIVPATYEKSEVELNFGETKVILPILKPGKTS; encoded by the coding sequence ATGTCCCATGAACCTGATGTTTTGCGAGCCCCTACCGTTGATGCCAGTGGCAAAAGGCGCTGGATTTACCCGGATCGGCGAACCGGTCGTCTGAGTCGCATCCGCGGGAAGCTCGCCGTCCTGCTCATGGCGATTTACATACTGGTTCCGTTCTCGACCTTTCGCGGTCTGCCGCTTTTCCGTTTTGATGTCCAGCAGGGCATCATCTATGCGGTCGGGCAGACCTTTCGCTTTTCTGATGGCTTTTATCTTGTCTTCGTTATTCTGGCCGGCGCCCTGGCCCTTGGTTTTGTGACCAGTGTGTGGGGCCGGATCTGGTGCGGTTATGCCTGTCCGCAAACCGTCTTCGTGGAGTGGATTATCCGACCCATTGAAGAATGGATCGAGGGGACGGCTCTGCAGCGGAGACGCCGGGACGCAGGACCAAAGAACCTCAACTATTGGCTGCGAAAGTTATCCAAGCATGCACTCTACGCCCTGGTGATCTGGGTGATCACCAACGCATTCCTTGGCTACTTTGTCGAACCCGCGCGTCTCCTGACCTGGTTTTCATCAAGTCCCGTGGCGCACCCCTTCGCTTTCGGTTTTATGCTGCTCACTTTCGGTGCGCTCTATTTTGATCTGGTCTGGTTTCGCGAGCAGTTCTGCTCCTTCCTTTGTCCCTATGCGCGCTTTCAGTCGGTGATGATCAGCAAAGCGACGCCGACCATTGCTTACGATATGAAGCGCGGTGAGCCGCGGGGCAAGCACAAGGATGGCGACTGCATCGACTGCGAACTTTGCGTGCGCGTCTGTCCCACCGGGATTGACATCAGAAATGGACTGCAGCTCGAATGTATTCAGTGCGGCCGCTGCGCCGATGCCTGCGACATGATCATGACCAATATCAAAAGGCCCAAGGGGCTGATTCGAACCGCATCCGAAGCCGCTTTGGAAGGTAAAAAACCGCGGCGCTTCCGGCTGCGTCCTGCCATCTATCTGACTTTGCTCCTGATCAATATCGGGATCATGGCTGTGGCCCTCGGGACGCGCTCGGATCTTCAGGTCACTGTCCTGCGCCAGCCGAAGACGACCTATACGATGATGGATGAGACGCACATCGGGAATTATTTCAGCATCCGAGTCGTCAATCGGAGTCGCGATGCGCATCCCCTGACCGTGCAAACCGATCCTGCCGTTCGCCTGATCTGCTCGCTCTGTAATCAGGTGCTGGCGCCGGATGCGGAAGAGAAAGGCAATCTCGTTTTGATCGTGCCGGCGACCTATGAAAAATCAGAGGTGGAGCTGAACTTTGGGGAAACCAAAGTCATTCTGCCTATCCTGAAGCCTGGAAAGACCTCGTAG